The genomic window TCAGCAGAAGATCACActgggcactttattaagaccatagtgttcctaataaagtgctcagtgagtgtatatataacatgttgttttattaaaagagaaaatgattttatttattggCAAAATTCAACAAATTCAATCATTGTAGATTAGTTGTCCTCactaaaaaaaaagattgatcACATTTAATGTTAAATCTCGAATCTGGCACAGAACACTGAAGAAAGATCTTTGAGTTTGTATGGTAACCTGTCAGggccaaaaatacaaaaattgcaGTCCAAACACagaattaaaggtgctgtaagtgatttttgccGTTTTACTTCCACGAGTTTGAGCCACAGGATTAGTCACGCCCCCTATTTCCAAaactttattgagaccgacatcatTCAGAAATggctgttaaaaacaacagcagcacaatAGCCCCCTCAACTGACAAATGTTAAGAACAACgtggcttaaaaatggcagtaagtcacaataattcgctgcaactacaatacttgagaacgtgcaaaatgattgacaggtcaaaGCGCCATTGTCCCCGACCcacgtaaaaaaaatgtttttctgtttacagagtctagagctttAACTGGTGAGATATCTTACAACACTTATTTAAGTAATATATCTCAGGGAGtaggaaaatgttttgcataccTTTCTTCAATACTCCTCTAGCCTGTCAGGGCCAaacatctttacattcactttgtgTTCACAATGCACGTTATTAGTGAATCGAACCACAGGCTGAGAATGGAcagaactcagaccacctcccaAGATGGTCTTGGTTCAGTTCACTTAAAAGGGGTCTGAGATCATTTGAAGTGTTTACATATGGGACAGAAATTGATTTATACCACCCATGAGAAATCTCAAAGTCTTATTAGAAAAATTGACAGTTACACTGTCATTTTCTCTCCAGGGTTTAGGAACAGATGAGGACCTACTTATCGAGATTTTGGCTTCCAGGACTAATAAAGAGATCAGGGATATGAAAGAGGCTTACAAACAAGGTAACATCAGTGCTCATTTTCTGCCACTTATCCTTTAGGTGCATTAGTATGTAAGTTTAGTTTAACTATGATATGAAAAATCATGTGCGGTTTACATTTATAGATTATAAAAAGGATCTAGAGGCGGACATCAAATCTGAGACAAGTGGAGACTTCAGGAATGCCCTTCTTTCTCTCTGCAAGGTTGGCTTTGCTCATATAGTTGATCCAACTTCACAGTGTTTCTCAACCAGGCTCCTCACATCCTTCAACACTGCATATTTTGGAAATCTTCCTTATCTAACACACTTAATTATACACAAGTAGAGTGCATGCATGACATGAATTGGGTGTGTCACATTTGTGAGACAAAAAATATGTGCAATAGTAGGGTGGGAGCCTGGGAGGGGAGGGAGGGCCTGACTGAGCAACACTGTTCTAGTACAACATTAATGAAAGTATTaactttttaccttttttttttctcaggctGCCAGGAGTGAAGATCAAGTTGCGCAAGATGACATGGCTGACAAAGATGCCAGGGTAATTAAACGTGTTTTGCAAGTGAGTACgagttttttcatttatttacatgttCTCTTGACATCTCATTCTTTCTTTAGGCCTTGTATGAGGcaggagagaaaagaaaaggcaCAGACAGCTCTGTGTTTATCGACATCCTCACTACAAGGAGTGCTCCTCAGCTGAGGAAAAGTATGGTTGACCTGCTAAGCCTCACTATTTTCACGATAGGTCTGCAGTTCTCTTCAGAGCCACTTTGCCGATAATACATGCCATAATTTGCTGTCTTGTTTTCATTATATTAAGTTTTCCAGCAGTACTCTAAGTACAGTAAGGTGGATGTCGCAAAAGCCATTGATCTGGAGATGAAAGGTGACGTTGAGAAGTGCTTGATTGCTGTTGGTAAGTCTAAAGTGTTTGCTACAGTACTACTACAATTTAAAACGCCATACCTCCCATTTTCTATGACCTGGCATGTATCACTTGAGAAGTGTGTACAGTATGGTCTAAGCTACTAGTGTCactgaattgcaaaaacaatggtTTCCAGGCAAACAAATAGCCTTCCCCAAACTCATGCATTcaatttccaaatgaaatgcttATTTCGCTGTGGCTGATATAATCCTTTTTTCAAACAGTGAAATGTGCTGGAAGCAAACCTGCATTCTTTGCTGAAAAACTAAATCTAGCAATGAAGGCAAGTGTAAAAGATGGTTCATCACATAACTTTTACCATTTACATCGCTGATGTCAAAGTTATtataataatctaaaaaaaaaaaaagctgtagcAAGGACCTGTAACAAGGACCACATTGTGTAATGTCTTGTGTTTTCACAGGGCTCTGGGTACAAAGGTAAGATCTTGACCAGAATATTGGTGAGCCGATCTGAGGTAGACCTGGACAAAATCAAGCAAGAGTATCAGAAGAAGTTCAACAAGAGCCTCTACCAGGACATCCTGGTAAATAAATTAtctaaaaaggaaaaaagatacaaattGATTAAACTGACtgctgttaaaatatatttaaatggatattctttat from Xyrauchen texanus isolate HMW12.3.18 chromosome 3, RBS_HiC_50CHRs, whole genome shotgun sequence includes these protein-coding regions:
- the anxa1a gene encoding annexin A1a, which produces MSFVSAFLEQLAYQGMQDVQDNTEGQGTVRPFAQFNAAADASVLEKAIKAKGVDEATIIEVLVRRSNAQRQQIKTAYQQATGKPLDAALKAALNGELEDVVLGLMMPPAQYGAFQLKQAMKGLGTDEDLLIEILASRTNKEIRDMKEAYKQDYKKDLEADIKSETSGDFRNALLSLCKAARSEDQVAQDDMADKDARALYEAGEKRKGTDSSVFIDILTTRSAPQLRKIFQQYSKYSKVDVAKAIDLEMKGDVEKCLIAVVKCAGSKPAFFAEKLNLAMKGSGYKGKILTRILVSRSEVDLDKIKQEYQKKFNKSLYQDILDDTKGDYEKILLALCGN